From one Gossypium hirsutum isolate 1008001.06 chromosome D08, Gossypium_hirsutum_v2.1, whole genome shotgun sequence genomic stretch:
- the LOC107916979 gene encoding UTP--glucose-1-phosphate uridylyltransferase-like: protein MEKLDHIKSHLATLSQIGENEKNGFINLVSRYLSGEAQHIEWSKIQTPTDEVVVPYDTLAPLSDDPAETKKLLDKLVVLKLNGGLGTTMGCTGPKSVIEVRNGFTFLDLIVQQIENLNKKYGCNVPLVLMNSFNTHDDTLKIVDKYANSNIQIHTFNQSQYPRLVAEDFTPFPCKGQPGKDGWYPPGHGDVFPALMNSGKLATFLSQDKEYAFVANSDNLGAIVDLKILNHLVKNKNEYCMEVTPKTLADVKGGTLISYEGKVQLLEIAQVPDAHVNEFKSIEKFKIFNTNNLWLNLNAVKRLVEADALKMEIIPNPKEVEGTKVLQLETAAGAAIRFFEHAIGINVPRSRFLPVKATSDLLLVQSDLYTLVDGFVSRNSARENPENPSIELGPEFKKVSNFLSRFKTIPSIINLDSLTVTGDVWFGAGIVLKGKVKIAAKPGEKLEIPDGIVIENKEINGPGDLSS, encoded by the exons ATGGAGAAACTCGATCATATCAAATCTCACCTTGCTACACTTTCTCAAATCGG TGAAAATGAGAAAAACGGATTCATCAACCTCGTCTCTCGCTATCTCAG tGGAGAAGCACAACACATTGAATGGAGTAAGATCCAAACACCAACTGATGAAGTGGTTGTGCCTTATGATACCTTGGCTCCGCTTTCCGACG ATCCTGCTGAAACTAAGAAGCTATTggacaaacttgttgttttaaagcTTAATGGAGGCCTGGGGACAACTATGGGATGTACTGGTCCTAA ATCTGTCATTGAAGTTCGCAATGGCTTCACATTTCTTGACCTAATTGTTCAGCAGATTGAG AATCTTAATAAGAAATATGGATGTAACGTTCCATTGGTTCTGATGAACTCATTTAACACCCATGATGACACATTGAAG ATTGTTGACAAGTATGCCAATTCAAACATTCAAATTCATACATTTAATCAG AGCCAATATCCTCGTCTGGTGGCTGAAGATTTTACTCCATTTCCTTGCAAAGGCCAGCCTGGCAAGGATGGATG GTATCCTCCTGGTCATGGTGATGTGTTCCCAGCTCTAATGAACAGTGGCAAGCTTGCTACTTTCTTATCACAG GACAAGGAGTATGCATTTGTTGCCAACTCAGACAACTTGGGTGCTATTGTTGACTTGA AAATATTGAACCATTTGGTCAAAAACAAGAATGAATACTGTATGGAG GTTACACCCAAAACCTTAGCTGATGTGAAGGGTGGTACTCTTATTTCTTATGAAGGAAAAGTTCAG CTCCTTGAAATTGCACAAGTCCCTGATGCACAT GTCAATGAATTCAAGTCTAtagagaaatttaaaattttcaatacaaaCAATTT GTGGCTGAACCTAAATGCAGTAAAGAGGCTTGTGGAAGCTGATGCACTCAAGATGGAGATAATTCCAAACCCAAAG GAGGTCGAGGGAACCAAAGTTCTTCAACTGGAAACTGCAGCTGGTGCAGCAATTAGG TTCTTTGAGCATGCTATTGGTATCAACGTACCTCGATCGCGATTCCTTCCAGTGAAGGCAACTTCAGATTTGCTTCTTGTCCAG tcTGATCTTTACACCTTAGTTGATGGCTTTGTTAGCCGGAATAGTGCTAGAGAAAATCCTGAAAACCCATCCATTGAATTGGGGCCTGAATTCAAGAAG GTTAGCAACTTCTTAAGTCGGTTCAAGACAATCCCAAGCATCATTAATCTCGATAGCCTTACCGTGACTGGTGATGTTTGGTTTGGTGCTGGTATTGTTCTCAAG GGAAAAGTGAAAATTGCTGCAAAACCAGGAGAAAAGTTGGAGATTCCGGACGGAATTGTAATCGAAAACAAG GAAATCAATGGCCCCGGAGACTTATCCAGCTAA
- the LOC107916968 gene encoding uncharacterized protein produces MCSWTAAESDMVVKNRLVGFLLWQSILSSLIFLAFTITIVSWRSATAIFVSFFSFHLSQLLFSVSLSTVLSPQPKFRRILPVLLTDAAVSGSLSAVSFCGFNGRVGFKGFASGLFYASFYVYKRRWVLQFPIIQRPLFFSFKMGIPSAIIRALKLSAAAYLFSVLLLVFLPHHFSTDLKLGNFFTQHIISYAACFSMFLCWELTHHLHQVLHTKRFIFAPPKGSAAAETNPSEPLLATLEECSPASPLKYLAYLDLCMVCENNVDYWRRAAFFEETGETYKRVAAVCLRPLEQLASKLVQGFECSSDDKIFSISDQLQSPTNPRQNSKCHELVNDFQVYTWSARALASLTSRSRKEDRFGVAQLSGSNAAAISTLIACLLAVETLMGKKISLQPSHQLMGAFSTKSATFSTGRRDVRTGKRRDDPLYSKAYAMADVLRTSIYGIVSAFHHEMLNSAKAGLLEKDWITSSKPPFGTRELLLQKLHLFLDFQAS; encoded by the exons ATGTGTTCATGGACTGCAGCTGAATCAGACATGGTAGTGAAGAACCGGTTGGTAGGGTTCCTACTATGGCAATCGATCCTAAGTAGCTTGATTTTCTTGGCCTTCACTATAACGATCGTCTCCTGGCGCTCCGCCACTGCAATCTTCGTCTCCTTTTTCAGCTTTCATCTGTCCCAGCTGTTGTTCTCTGTGTCCCTCTCTACCGTCTTATCTCCCCAACCTAAATTTAGACGTATTTTGCCGGTGTTGCTGACGGACGCCGCTGTTTCGGGTTCTCTCTCAGCTGTGTCTTTTTGTGGGTTCAATGGAAGAGTGGGGTTTAAGGGTTTTGCTTCCGGGTTATTCTACGCTTCTTTTTATGTTTATAAGCGGCGATGGGTATTGCAGTTCCCCATCATTCAG CGTCCCCTTTTCTTTAGCTTCAAGATGGGGATCCCTTCCGCCATTATTAGAGCACTGAAGCTTTCTGCTGCAGCTTATCTATTTTCAGTTCTGCTGTTGGTATTTCTGCCACACCATTTTAGCACTGATCTCAAGCTCGGGAACTTTTTTACTCAACACATAATCTCCTATGCTGCCTGCTTTTCTATGTTTCTCTGTTGGGAGTTAACTCACCATTTGCATCAG GTGCTACATACTAAAAGGTTCATATTTGCACCACCAAAAGGATCAGCTGCAGCAGAAACAAATCCAAGTGAGCCTCTCCTAGCTACATTAGAGGAGTGCTCTCCAGCTTCTCCTCTGAAATATCTTGCATACCTTGATCTATGTATGGTTTGTGAGAATAATGTTGACTACTGGCGTCGAGCTGCCTTCTTTGAAGAAACTGGTGAGACTTACAAAAGAGTTGCAGCTGTATGTTTGAGACCTTTGGAGCAGCTTGCATCAAAGTTGGTCCAAGGTTTTGAATGTTCTTCAGATGATAAAATCTTCTCAATATCTGATCAGTTGCAGTCACCAACTAACCCCCGACAGAATTCAAAATGCCACGAGCTAGTGAATGACTTCCAG GTATACACATGGTCTGCTCGAGCACTTGCTTCCTTAACTTCACGCTCACGTAAAGAAGACCGATTTGGAGTTGCTCAACTATCTGGTAGCAATGCTGCTGCCATCTCAACACTCATAGCTTGTTTACTTGCTGTTGAAACATTGATGGGGAAAAAAATAAGCTTACAACCATCTCATCAGTTAATGGGAGCATTCAGCACGAAATCGGCTACCTTCAGTACCGGAAGAAGAGATGTTAGGACAGGAAAAAGGAGAGATGACCCACTATATTCTAAAGCATACGCAATGGCTGATGTTTTAAGGACTTCAATTTACGGCATTGTGTCTGCTTTCCACCATGAGATGCTGAATAGTGCCAAAGCAGGCCTTCTCGAGAAGGATTGGATTACTAGTAGCAAACCTCCTTTCGGAACTCGTGAGTTGCTGTTGCAGAAATTGCATCTTTTCCTAGACTTCCAAGCAAGTTAA